gatgtggcctcaccaaagccaaacaaataggaacaatcacttctttggatctactggcaacgctcctcttgatgcaacatcatggccgtgtctacactagccaaaaacttcgacattgccatgcaactggccatttctaagtttactaatgaagtgcagaaatacatattcagcgccttattagcatgcatgtggccatggcacttcaaaattgacgcggctcgcctccgcgcggctcgtccagacagggtttgaagtagccggagtcctttcgaaaaggagccccacctggacgagcCGTGCACGGCGAGCcacgtgaatttcgaagtgccgtgtccgcccgcatgctaatgaggcactgaatatgtatttcagcacttcatcaataaacttcaaaaaggccatttgcatggccatttcgaagtttttggctagtgcagacatggccaatatgccattagccttcttggctacaatggcacaccgttgactcatgtccagctcctcgtccactacaactcccaggtccttttctgcaaaactactactgaaccagtctgaccccagtctgtaacaatgcttgggattcttccggcccaagtgcaggactctgcactggtgcttattgaacctcatcagatttcttgcagcccagtcttccaatttgtctaagtcactctggaccctgtccctacccttcagcatatctacctctacccctagcttagtgtcaaccgcaaacttgctgagggtgcaatccaagccctcacccaggtcattgataaatatgttgaacagaacaggacccagaactgaaccttggggcactccactagaaaccgaccgccatcgagccgttgatcactacacTCTGGGCCCgacctagccagctttctctccatcttaccacccatttatccagtccacatgcctttaacttgctgacaagaatattgtgggagaccgtatcaaaagctttgctaaagtcaagataaatcacatccattgattttcccctatccacagagccagttatcgcATTGTAGAaactagtcagattggtcaggcttgacttgcccttcatgaacccatgctgactattcctgatcgctctcccctcctccaagtgcctcaaaatgacttccttgaggagcccctccataaTTTCTCCAggaactgatgtaagactgactggcctattaTTTCCTGgatcatctttcttcccttttttaaaaacgggcactacatttgcctttttccaatcatccaggatctctcccaatctccacaacttttcaaagataaggaCCAAGGGTTCGTCAACGACATACGCCAGCTCCCTCACAACCctgggatgaattaggtctgggcccataaTTTTATgcacgtttagcttttttagatagctcctaacctgttctttccccaccacaggctgtccaccttcatcccacagtgcatcacttatcgcattagtccgggagctgtcctgaTCTGTGAAGAGCATtggatgggggtccaggctctgagctggggttcTTGAGTGGGTTTAGGCTCTTGGTTGGGAGTGGGGTATAGAAAGGGTCCAAAGTCCAGGCTGGGCGTTGGGCTTTGGGGTTCATGAGGATTCTGGGTGCAGATCACAGACATGACTCCATCCAAGTACCTGTGAGCTGGTGCCCATAAAAaccccacaacagcagcagcagcagcagctctgctcacttCCACTCTGAGCTGCCAGCAGCCTGAGGAACCAAGCAagtggcagcaggaggctggaaaCCCAGGGTACGGCACTGAATCCCTGATGGCATCTGCATGGGACATGACACCTCTGTGCAGAGCAGCGctggagggcaggatgggttccAGCATAGCAGTTACCCCGACAATGAACATCTGCCACAACACACGGCTACCACTGGCCTCTGCCAGCGAGGTGCTACCTGCATGGAGCCGGAATTTCCGTCTGTCcgcacccagccaggatggagagcgacactcaggatcccgtTTCTGCtgtaccccaaggcctggcacttggtgagcatgttcagagcagcctgtgggcgagacgccatgagcagagacagcagagtgtgggggagggaatgagccctgtAGGAAACGACCCACCTGCCtgaagggagggatgggacaggCAGACAAAAGGGTGAGCGCAGCGTTCCTTTTAATTTcgtctttccatgtgcagaataaattttatgtgcaccaaggcatgtgcagatgggcaccgccaatagaaacactcgctgccagctgtgagtgctctgctaatcagctggcctgcactgaatttctcctggatggctgcccaagtgctcagcctgTAGGAAGCACTAGTGAAAAGAAATCGCTAGCATGAGCTGCGTTCTCTGATATGCTCAATGAGGACAGCAAGCCACAGAGCTGCAGGTGTAGCTGCACCTTGATGAGCCACTGATGCTGAGAGGCCTCTAGTGAGCTGTGACAAGTGGACAGTTATGCAGGATCTGGGCTGGTAGGGGAgagtggaaatgtgacatcgaTGCTCCTTTGGGTTCCCCCACAGTTTCACCAGGTGCAGTGATCATCTGGTCTCCTtgagttgaactggggatggtctctaAATGAGATATGTTGACCCTGGGAGTGGGTAGAATTCATAGGTCTACCGTGGCCCTTCCCTGAGCTGAAACTGGCTAGActggagctgagctgctcctccccaccagAGTGTGGGGGTTTCTCCAGTGGGGTACAGGCACAACAGAATCTTCCTCACCAGATGGGAGCTCTGATCTGAGCCCCATGTGAATTGTAGGCAGACAAAAACTGCTGGTCCTGCTCAGCACAgcactggaggctggagtggtggcagtAGGACAAGGGAGCACGAGGAACACACCGAGTGACATGAATTTGTGcagtagcaaacccaggcagcagtcagtccctgctgggtgtgccctgtaccttgctgcagcgataggagatgagGTGTCCCAGATGCCAGTTGTagacattctggatggagccagcctcgctggacatgttgacgacggccgccttgctgcagctcagccctctctgggggctcccctgggcagcctgcttcagcaagggcaggaaggcctgggcagtggggagagcagagcagccgtggggtcagaaaaggaacAGCACCATGCTCGTGAGGCAGGGCACCAGAATGGAGTGGCTCAGTGCTTTTCCTTCTTACGCCCAGTCTCCGGCCAGGCCAGAAGTAGAAGCCCCCCCAAGGTAGCTGTGAGGAGCCATGCACCCTTCTCATGTCCAGGTGGGGGCCAACAGTGATCCTCAACTCATGTTCCTCCCTTCAGAGTCCCCACTCAGGGCTGATGGGGGGTCTGTGGCTCCCCAAAGCTGCCCACATGGGTCTGAccatggctcagctgcagctcttcagcaaGGCAGCTTTGCCCAGGCCAGGCTGAAAGCCAGATCCAGGGCAGGGTAAGAGTCACGTGTACACCTGTGGGGACCCCCACTGTGTCCTGGCTGGAAAGTCCGAGGATTAAGGACTGAGGCTGGATGCCGCTCACCCACCTGCCTACCCTGGACAGGTGGAAGGGTCCAAGTTACCCAGAAAGAGCCCAGGTTCTGcctgggccaggagccagggtctggggggagaggagtggaaagatcagggccagggagggcacagagcctccccacagcccctccagggGTTGGAAGAATCTCTTGCCCCTGTTGTGAGGCCCCTTCCCACACCAGGCCCTTAGAGTGAAGCTAACTTGTCTGTGCTGGGTCCAGAGCCGGTGCCAGAACCCccagcctctggccacacaagcccATCCTCCTTGGCCTGTGCTGGACTGGGGCCCTGCACATGGGCCATTGACAGACCCCCCAGTGTGGAGCCCTCCGACCctgtcctgctccccagccccttctgctcccccatgTGCAGGGTCAGCAGGTCTGCTGCTCGCAAGGCAGCCGAGGGGAGCCCACCCGGGGGTCATCCCTCTGCTGAGCACCAGCACCGAGAAGGGCTTGCAGTGAGCGCACAAGGAAGCTCATTCTTTGGGCTGTCGAGTTAGTGCCAGTTCCTCATGTGACTGACACACAAATTCCCTCAGGGTGGGGCTGAAGTGGGAGTGAGGCGTTAAGTGGggtgcagcgggggtggggcatCAGGGGAGAAGGccaagtgggggcagggcatggggtggagcaggccccAGTTGCTCCTCCCTCACCCAGACTGTTGTCGGCGCTCGGACCTAGGCCCCCCACTCGTGGGcatcacaagctgcccagggggcCCAGGGACCTTAGACAGATGCTCACAAGCACTCGGTGCCTTCGGTAAAGGAGTAAAATAGTCCTgacagccccttcctgctgctcatcCCACTGGGGACTCTTTGTCAAAGAGAAAGGGCACGTTTCCTCCCTCCTGGTTCCcaggccccccagctcctggttgTGGCAGTGCACTCATGAGCCTCAGCCTGGGCTGCCAGAGAGCGTCTCACAGCTGCACGCTGCAGTCACTCTCAGCCCCTGAGGAGACAGGTacccctctgccagcagggtccCATCTGGGGGACTTGGAGAGAGGCCACTTAAGGCCACACATAATGTTGGGATTGGAGAGACAGAGTCTCTCATGTGAGGTAACTGGGGCCTCGTGCATCGCACTGTCCTTGCACTGATGCTCCGGTTGCCCAAAAGTGAGGGATTGAAGCACTGCAGGGATCTGGGGCTGAGGTTTCATTTCTGAGCGGTTCAAGTCCCATAAAGCACTTGCAGCCTTTGGTGCTACCAGCCAAGGCCCCCACATTGATCCAGTTACCCaaacccagggaagggaggacccCTGGCCCAAGCACAACCAAACCATCATGAATCTGGCAGCACGCTCTCCGTCAGGGCCCTTACCTGGGTCACCAGCAAGGGCCCCATCACGTTGCTGGTgtacaccagggccatgtcctctGGTGTCTCTGACTCCAGCGTGCTCAACTTCCATATCCCAGCGTTGTTTATCAGCAGATTGAGCCCGGAGCCTTTCAGGTGTGCctcaactctggctgctgctgccttgatGCTGGCTGGGTCTCTGACTTCTGCAGCCATAGAGCAGGGCGTCAACTACATGATTCCTCCTCTCTCATGTCACCCCCACCAGAGCTCAGCCCCCTGGGCCAGGGGGCTTCTTCCATTGGGgtcagaggtgggagaggggttggggaagggagttgggggggtgggggctgctgctggggccagggatggggagcagtgCTGGAGCAACAAGAGGAAAGGCCAGTTCTGATCAGTTCCTTGGAATATCTGAGCAGCCTAGAAAATGTAAATGTGCTGGAGTTCGTGATTACTTTGTACATGTGGCATTGATCTCACTTAGACAAAGGAAGTGGATGATTTAAAATTGCTTGTGATGCATTGTAGGCGAGATAATTCCCCAGCTGGACATGCAGggctccatcccagaggtgggaAAGCCGGACAGACCTGCCCATGTGTGATTCTCACAGGAGGGACCTGCCACGTGGTGGTCCTGGGGCTTTCCAGCCTCTCCAGAGCCAACCTACCCCACCGGACTTTCCACTCACGCCTGCCTCCCCTGGGTCTGAGTAAGGTGTTCATAGCCTCTCAGCGACCATTGACTGTTCTCCTCACTGAGCTCGGGAGATCCTGGGAGTGGGGGATGTGGAGGGGGTCAGGAACGGGAAGACTGTGATGCAGGGAGAGGGAACTTCAGCTCAGGGCCTGGGCACCCACCGAGTGCATTGATCACCAGGTTCAGATGTTTGGCctgcaggttctgcagctccTGAAAAGGAATCAAGTTAATGGTTATGGACATTGGGCTCAcccccaggggcaggctgggcagaGTCCAGATCCTCACTGCCCCTTGGCAGGGAGTCAATGTCTCACTGCTTTCCTCCACCAAGCCTCTTTGTGGAACATCCTGTGTTGAGGTTCTGGGGCAATAGGAGGCTTCTAACTCCCCCTGAGAATCTACAGAGCCGTTGTCTAACAGTGCGATAGAGTCTGGGACACAAATCACTTCCCCATCACtaatggggagtgggaggaaggtggTGGAGGGCAGTTCCCCGAGAGTGGTAAGGGGTGtccactcccagcagctgggggctggcagtgtcACAAACTCTCATGAGCTGGTTGCGAGTGGGGATTTTGTCAGTTGCAGAAGGAGCAGAGGCCACGACCCAGAAGTTATCTCAGAGCCTGCACTTCTccagggtgggtgtgggagcagagaggagaaTACAGAGAACCTGAGGCAGTGGCAGACAAGGGAAGCGTCAGACTCATGATGTGGGCTCCCTGGAGGCTGACAGGGTTGGATATAGCTGTGCTATAGTCACTATTAACCTATGCTGGAAGAGCTGGTCCACAGCCCCCAGGCAGTTACCTCAGGCCCAGCCGATGCTGCCACGGCCTCACTGCTCTGGGACTCAAGCTGCCGGATGTAGAGATAGTTTGGATGCAGCTCCACACCTTCCAGCCAGAGTAGTGTCTGCAGGCACAGTCTGTGCCAGCGTGTGGGTCTGGGCCGTGAGTGCTGCGAAATTGGAAGCTCCTTGGCAGGCTCCAATTTCCCCTCCATCCCCCTTGCCCCATTCTCACCTGCATTTGCTTTCCCGCTGGGTCCCGgcaggtggcaaagacccactccggtGGGTTGGAGTTCCTCAGAAGCTGCTTGACGAGTTCCAGGCCGATTCCTCGATTGGCCCCGGTCACCAGAACGCTGCGGAGATTCAAGCCGGCCATGGtccttccctgcctctgctcagtGCGAGTCGCACTCATcagagccctgagttccctgccCGCGCGCAGCTGGGCTGTTTAATGATTACCTCcagggaaataactctgctgctgTCAGGTGTCTAGAAAGGAAGAGATGGAACGAGCCAGACCTTACTCGTCTGTTTGTTACCCCTCCTCTCTGGGTGAGCGAGTCGGGTGGTTTGGTTACTACTTGCTGACATTTTGGTGCAGGACCAACCAAGCATTGGCTGCCTTATTGTGCAGGAGGGCAACCCCACTCTACCGACCATGCCCTGAGTGAGGAGTCACTGCCGTCGTGGTCTGTGCTCCACACCCGTCAGTGGTGctgtgagcagagcagggagaaagTGGGAGTGGGTGAAAGACTGCAAGACTCTGCAGGTGGAGGTCAGGGTTTTACTGTCGCATTCTTTGGCTTGTTAGTTTCGGCTGCAAAGTGGAGGCAAGACTCTGCACGGCTAAGAAGACTGGTACATTCTAGGGGCCCAACCTATCGCAGCCATATTGGTGAACCAGCTCAAACAGAAACCTAGCTCCTGGGGCCCTCATTCATCAACCGGGAGGAAGAAGCCCTCACTGAGGCGCATGTAGAAACCCAGCTGTTTCACAGGAAGGGATTTACAGTAAACAACCCAGATTTCCCACTGAGATTTGAGCTCACCTCACAGGATTCAGGGGGCCCACACTTTAAACCTTTTCTTGGCTCCTGTGACTCTTTTCAGTCTGGCTCCTTGCACTCCTTGCCACTCTCTAGCTATTTCATCTCTCAGGACAcggcttcctgccccatctctgctgctttcctcCCCCAGGCATCAATCCTCGTCCTCCTTTCTGCTAAGTCCAGAGTGACTAGACAGGTTCATTACTCTTTTAAAgtaaccagcctggagagaactaacggagaagcagagactggaaaggctggtggtgattgtagAGGAATATCTGGGTGAGGGACAACACAAGAGCCCTGGCTCTGAATTCACACGCATTTAAACATGTGCAGATACATGTGGCTGAATGTGATTCATTGGATAGACTCTCAGTGAGCACCTCTTTATATAGAGGATACCCAAAATTGTTCATATCACTCTCTATTGTCAGCTGAGGGAAGGGTTTGCTAGGTTTATATGCATTGGCCCTAGCAAATGTTGAGGGTTCATCTCCATATGAGAAATACACAGAGAAGAGAAATCCAGAATGTGATGGGAAAAGGGAGGTCGTTAGATTTGAGCAAAGAACAAATTGAGCTGTATTTAGGCAGTCTGCCATTGAGCTATGCCAACACACAAAGAGGGCCCTTTGGATTCATTAAACTTGAGCCACCTACAGAACAAACACTGTTtcctccatcaaaacaaaaagcagtcaagtagcactgtaaagactagcaaaatagtttgtttaggtgagctttcgtgggacagacccacttcttcagaccatagccagaccagaacagactcaatatttaagacacagagaaccaaaaacagtaagcttgtcttccttgcttactgtttttggttctctgtgtcttaaatactgagactgttctggtctggatatggtctgaagaagtgggtctgtcccacgaaagctcacctaataaactattttgctagactttaaagtgctacttgactgctttttgttttgtaaatggcAATGAGTGACCTAGTGGAACtgtataatgaggcagaaaaactgtgTAGAACCAACACAGAAGCCAGTGTAATTTGGACCTCACAGATAAGCATCACACACATTTTAAACTGGTCTGGCGCAGAATTTCCAACAATCTTTTTTCCAGTCATATAGTCATATTCAAGTTCCTGCTAGGAAAGGCTGAGTGGCCTCTACATAGT
This Carettochelys insculpta isolate YL-2023 chromosome 19, ASM3395843v1, whole genome shotgun sequence DNA region includes the following protein-coding sequences:
- the LOC142023178 gene encoding C-signal-like; protein product: MSATRTEQRQGRTMAGLNLRSVLVTGANRGIGLELVKQLLRNSNPPEWVFATCRDPAGKQMQELQNLQAKHLNLVINALEVRDPASIKAAAARVEAHLKGSGLNLLINNAGIWKLSTLESETPEDMALVYTSNVMGPLLVTQAFLPLLKQAAQGSPQRGLSCSKAAVVNMSSEAGSIQNVYNWHLGHLISYRCSKAALNMLTKCQALGYSRNGILSVALHPGWVRTDGNSGSMQTPQTVDESVQGMLHVLSTLSEKDNGAFVNWEGKVLPW